The proteins below come from a single Streptomyces spongiicola genomic window:
- a CDS encoding SPFH domain-containing protein, translated as MEATALFVGVIIALLAVITVLRAVRVVPQARARNVERLGRYHRTLQPGLNVVIPYVDRVYPVIDLREQVVSFRPQPVITEDNLVVEIDTVVYFQVTDPRAAAYEIANYLQAVEQLTVTTLRNVVGSMDLEQTLTSRDIINNQLRGVLDEATGKWGLRVNRVEIKAIDPPQSIKDAMEKQMRAERDKRAAILGAEGQRQAQILTAEGEKQSAVLRAEGNRTADILKAEGQSRAIDEVFQAVHRNDPDPKLLAYQYLQVLPQLAQGSGNTFWVIPGEVTSALQGVSRAFSEALPQSPATREEASGATADRKAADDAARAAEAAAEAVADAVQSTTAPPLPAPPPTGGSA; from the coding sequence ATGGAAGCCACGGCGCTCTTCGTCGGCGTGATCATCGCGCTCTTGGCGGTCATCACCGTGCTTCGGGCGGTCCGCGTCGTCCCCCAGGCGCGTGCCCGCAACGTCGAGCGGCTCGGGCGGTACCACCGCACGCTGCAACCGGGGCTCAACGTGGTCATCCCCTACGTCGACCGGGTCTATCCCGTGATCGACCTCCGTGAGCAGGTCGTCTCCTTCCGGCCGCAGCCCGTGATCACCGAGGACAACCTGGTGGTGGAGATCGACACCGTGGTCTACTTCCAGGTCACCGACCCCCGGGCGGCCGCCTACGAGATCGCGAACTATCTGCAGGCCGTCGAGCAGCTCACCGTCACCACACTGCGCAACGTCGTCGGCTCGATGGATCTGGAGCAGACCCTCACCTCACGCGACATCATCAACAACCAGCTGCGCGGGGTGCTGGACGAGGCCACCGGCAAGTGGGGGCTGAGGGTCAACCGTGTGGAGATCAAGGCCATCGACCCTCCGCAGTCCATCAAGGACGCGATGGAGAAGCAGATGCGGGCCGAGCGGGACAAGCGGGCCGCGATTCTCGGGGCCGAGGGGCAGCGGCAGGCCCAGATCCTCACCGCCGAGGGGGAGAAGCAGTCCGCCGTTCTCCGGGCGGAGGGCAACCGGACCGCGGACATCCTCAAGGCCGAGGGGCAGTCCCGGGCCATCGACGAGGTGTTCCAGGCGGTGCACCGCAACGACCCGGACCCCAAACTGCTCGCCTACCAGTACCTCCAGGTGCTGCCGCAGCTGGCACAGGGATCGGGCAACACGTTCTGGGTCATCCCCGGTGAGGTCACCTCCGCGCTCCAGGGCGTGTCCCGCGCCTTCAGCGAGGCGCTGCCCCAGTCGCCCGCGACCCGGGAGGAGGCCTCCGGCGCCACGGCCGACCGGAAGGCCGCTGACGACGCGGCGCGGGCCGCGGAAGCCGCGGCCGAGGCCGTCGCCGACGCCGTCCAGTCGACCACGGCACCTCCGCTCCCCGCGCCGCCCCCGACCGGCGGGTCGGCCTGA
- a CDS encoding GAP family protein translates to MAFGEVVFFAVVIAVSPFTLIPALFMQFTPRPRATSSAFLAGWVIGIVAPASASAALASVVHRPEEGPPWVAWARVGLGSLLIAFGLRQWLTRQGRPAPGWMRLLSGAHPARAFRLGLLLSLANPKILLLSAAAGLAIGSGAHATTSGVTALALFTACAASTVALPVALHVLMGERVLAPLTRIRRWLEGHAAGVMAVVIAAVGVLVVFEGAVRL, encoded by the coding sequence GTGGCATTCGGTGAGGTCGTGTTCTTCGCGGTGGTGATCGCCGTGTCGCCGTTCACCCTCATCCCCGCGCTCTTCATGCAGTTCACCCCGCGGCCGCGGGCGACCAGCAGCGCCTTTCTGGCCGGCTGGGTCATCGGCATCGTCGCCCCGGCGAGCGCCTCTGCCGCGCTGGCCTCCGTCGTCCACCGCCCCGAGGAGGGTCCGCCGTGGGTCGCCTGGGCCCGGGTCGGCCTGGGATCGCTCCTCATCGCCTTCGGCCTCCGCCAGTGGCTGACCCGGCAGGGCAGACCGGCGCCGGGCTGGATGCGGCTGCTCAGCGGCGCGCACCCGGCCAGGGCGTTCCGGCTCGGGCTGCTGCTGTCGCTCGCCAACCCGAAGATCCTGCTGCTCTCCGCCGCCGCCGGTCTCGCCATCGGGTCCGGTGCGCACGCCACCACGAGCGGTGTGACGGCCCTCGCCCTGTTCACCGCCTGTGCCGCCAGCACGGTGGCCCTGCCCGTGGCGCTCCATGTACTCATGGGTGAGCGGGTCCTCGCCCCGCTGACCCGGATCAGACGGTGGCTTGAGGGCCATGCCGCGGGGGTGATGGCGGTGGTGATCGCCGCGGTGGGCGTCCTCGTCGTCTTCGAAGGGGCCGTCAGGCTCTGA
- a CDS encoding NfeD family protein, with amino-acid sequence MDLWAIWLIIAAVLVAAEIATLTAALGMLGGAALVTAAFAAAGVPLPFQLLVFTVVAVVSVVFVRPRVRRALKPRRERFGVDALVGRTAQVVSEVTGSGGRVRIGGEEWTARAYDETLVIPAGTEVDVMEISGATAVVYPRE; translated from the coding sequence ATGGACCTCTGGGCGATCTGGCTGATCATCGCCGCGGTTCTGGTCGCCGCGGAGATCGCCACCCTGACCGCCGCGCTGGGAATGCTGGGCGGGGCGGCGCTCGTCACGGCGGCGTTCGCCGCGGCCGGAGTGCCGCTGCCGTTCCAGCTGCTGGTCTTCACCGTCGTCGCCGTGGTCAGTGTGGTGTTCGTGCGGCCCCGGGTTCGGCGCGCACTCAAACCGCGGCGCGAGCGGTTCGGGGTGGACGCACTGGTCGGCCGCACCGCCCAGGTCGTGTCGGAGGTGACGGGCTCGGGTGGCAGGGTCCGCATCGGCGGCGAGGAGTGGACCGCCCGCGCATACGACGAGACGCTGGTGATCCCTGCGGGAACGGAAGTGGACGTCATGGAGATCAGCGGCGCCACCGCAGTCGTCTACCCCCGGGAGTGA
- a CDS encoding cation diffusion facilitator family transporter: MTGDSDKRWLSIALVLIVGFMSVEVVIGFVAESLALISDAAHMLTDAVAIVLALVAMRIARRPPRGSYTYGLKRVEILSAQVNGLSLILLGAWLTVEAVERLIDPPEVKGGLMLATALAGVAVNVAATWCLSRANRSSLNVEGAYQHILNDLFAFIGTAVAALVVLTTGFARADGIATLVVVALMLRAGYGLLRDSGRIFLEAAPAHVDPGRLGGRLAAEPGVREIHDLHIWQIASEEVALSAHVLVEAGGDCHAVRRDLEDLVRRDFGITHTTLQVDHRPEALLQIGGHDGAPGEVTHRADPHGRGDRSPYGRGDGGPGDHDGTHGHGPVGAVLS; encoded by the coding sequence GTGACGGGGGACTCCGACAAGAGATGGCTCTCGATCGCGCTGGTCCTGATCGTCGGGTTCATGTCGGTCGAGGTCGTCATCGGTTTCGTGGCCGAGTCGCTGGCCCTGATCTCCGATGCCGCGCACATGCTGACCGACGCGGTGGCCATCGTCCTCGCGCTCGTGGCGATGCGGATAGCCAGGCGTCCTCCCCGGGGCAGCTACACCTACGGCCTGAAGCGGGTGGAGATCCTGTCCGCCCAGGTGAACGGGCTCTCCCTGATCCTGCTGGGCGCCTGGCTGACGGTCGAGGCCGTCGAGCGGCTCATCGACCCTCCCGAGGTCAAGGGCGGGCTCATGCTGGCCACCGCCCTGGCGGGGGTCGCGGTGAACGTGGCCGCCACCTGGTGCCTGTCCCGGGCCAACCGCTCCTCGCTCAACGTCGAGGGCGCCTACCAGCACATCCTGAACGACCTGTTCGCGTTCATCGGCACAGCGGTCGCCGCACTCGTCGTGCTCACCACGGGTTTCGCGCGGGCCGACGGCATCGCGACGCTCGTGGTCGTCGCCCTGATGCTCAGGGCCGGCTACGGCCTGCTCCGCGACTCGGGGAGGATCTTCCTCGAGGCCGCGCCCGCCCATGTCGACCCCGGCCGGCTCGGTGGGCGGCTGGCGGCGGAGCCGGGTGTACGGGAGATCCACGACCTCCACATCTGGCAGATCGCGTCCGAGGAGGTCGCCCTGTCCGCCCATGTGCTCGTCGAAGCCGGCGGCGACTGCCACGCCGTACGGCGCGACCTCGAGGACCTGGTGCGCCGCGACTTCGGCATCACGCACACCACGCTCCAGGTGGATCACCGGCCGGAGGCCCTCCTCCAGATCGGCGGACACGACGGCGCGCCGGGTGAGGTGACGCACCGGGCCGACCCGCACGGGCGCGGGGACCGGAGCCCGTACGGACGCGGGGACGGCGGCCCGGGCGATCACGATGGCACGCACGGTCATGGGCCCGTCGGCGCGGTCCTGTCCTGA
- the nhaA gene encoding Na+/H+ antiporter NhaA gives MSDAPRQRTTFLGLLPLPERNAVAEALRTETIGGLVLLAAAVVALIWANSPWSGVYEQIRDFHFGIPALGLDLSVGHWTADGLLAVFFLVAGIELKRELVVGELRNPATAALPVIAAVCGMVVPAALYIAVAAPAGGGLDGWAVPMATDIAFALAVLAVLSTHLPAALRAFLLTLAVVDDLGAILIIAIFFTSDLNYPALAGAFAGLVVFYVLQRLRVRGWWWYAPLGIAIWALMYNGGVHATVAGVAMGLILRTTRDKGEKTSPAERTSHLLHPVSAGVAVPLFALFAAGVGVSAAALGEVFTRPEPLGVVVGLVVGKTVGIFAGTYLAARYTRARLNPDLEWADVLSLAVLAGIGFTVALLIGELAFSDPAQAEQVKAAVLLGSLIAAVLAAVLIKRRNAVYRRLYEEETVDEDADGIPDIYQRADSGIGGSRADG, from the coding sequence ATGTCAGACGCCCCGCGTCAGCGCACGACCTTCCTCGGCCTGCTGCCTCTGCCCGAGCGCAACGCCGTGGCCGAGGCGCTGCGCACCGAGACGATCGGCGGACTCGTTCTGCTGGCCGCGGCGGTGGTGGCACTCATATGGGCGAACAGCCCCTGGAGCGGCGTCTACGAGCAGATACGGGACTTCCACTTCGGGATACCCGCCCTGGGTCTCGACCTCTCGGTCGGGCACTGGACCGCCGACGGCCTGCTGGCCGTCTTCTTCCTCGTGGCCGGCATCGAACTCAAGCGGGAACTCGTCGTCGGCGAGCTGCGCAACCCCGCCACCGCCGCGCTGCCGGTCATCGCCGCGGTCTGCGGCATGGTCGTGCCCGCCGCGCTCTACATCGCGGTCGCCGCGCCCGCCGGGGGCGGACTCGACGGATGGGCCGTGCCGATGGCCACCGACATCGCCTTCGCGCTCGCGGTCCTGGCCGTGCTCAGCACCCATCTCCCGGCCGCGCTGCGGGCCTTCCTGCTGACGCTCGCCGTCGTCGACGACCTCGGCGCCATCCTGATCATCGCGATCTTCTTCACCAGCGACCTCAACTACCCGGCCCTCGCCGGGGCCTTCGCCGGCCTGGTCGTCTTCTACGTCCTCCAGCGCCTGCGGGTGCGGGGCTGGTGGTGGTACGCGCCGCTCGGCATCGCCATCTGGGCGCTGATGTACAACGGCGGAGTCCACGCCACGGTCGCCGGCGTCGCCATGGGCCTGATCCTGCGCACCACCCGCGACAAGGGCGAGAAGACCTCACCCGCGGAGCGGACCTCGCATCTGCTGCACCCCGTCTCGGCAGGAGTGGCGGTGCCGCTGTTCGCCCTGTTCGCCGCCGGTGTGGGCGTCTCCGCGGCCGCCCTGGGCGAGGTCTTCACCAGGCCCGAACCGCTCGGCGTCGTCGTCGGTCTCGTCGTCGGAAAGACCGTCGGCATATTCGCGGGCACCTATCTCGCAGCCCGGTACACCCGCGCCCGCCTCAACCCCGACCTGGAGTGGGCCGACGTCCTCTCCCTCGCCGTGCTGGCCGGAATAGGGTTCACCGTCGCCCTCCTCATCGGGGAGCTCGCCTTCTCCGACCCTGCCCAGGCCGAGCAGGTGAAGGCCGCCGTCCTCCTCGGGTCGCTGATCGCCGCGGTCCTGGCCGCCGTGCTGATCAAGCGCCGCAACGCGGTCTACCGCCGCCTCTACGAGGAGGAGACCGTCGACGAGGACGCCGACGGCATCCCCGACATCTACCAGCGGGCGGACTCCGGCATCGGCGGCTCCCGCGCCGACGGATGA
- a CDS encoding MmcQ/YjbR family DNA-binding protein → MIESEEIRRIALSLPDTVEREAWSMPTFRVAGKMYVTMPDDQTSFAVRCPKHERTELIAAEPEKFWVPPHEAGSAWVRVRLSALEDLDELRDILVDSWRQAAPDRLAEQHPELRPGEGNGG, encoded by the coding sequence ATGATCGAGTCCGAGGAAATCCGCCGTATCGCCCTGTCCCTTCCCGACACGGTGGAGAGGGAGGCATGGAGCATGCCGACGTTCCGTGTCGCCGGGAAGATGTACGTCACGATGCCCGACGACCAGACGTCGTTCGCCGTGCGCTGTCCGAAGCACGAGCGGACCGAGCTGATCGCCGCCGAACCCGAGAAGTTCTGGGTACCGCCGCACGAGGCGGGTTCGGCCTGGGTCCGGGTGCGGCTCAGCGCACTCGAGGATCTGGACGAGCTGCGCGACATCCTCGTGGACTCCTGGAGGCAGGCGGCGCCGGACCGGCTGGCGGAGCAGCACCCCGAGCTGCGGCCCGGCGAGGGCAACGGCGGGTGA
- a CDS encoding YkvA family protein, with product MDDKVLWWLLGVATLATAVGAAWMLLRVLRARRALRDAGVPLRDKALFWGAVLYTVSPVDVLPDPVYLDDIGVLVLALRALQTAAQGAAARQKPG from the coding sequence GTGGATGACAAGGTTCTCTGGTGGCTTCTCGGCGTGGCGACCCTGGCCACGGCCGTCGGCGCCGCCTGGATGCTCCTCCGTGTCCTCAGGGCCCGCCGGGCGCTGCGCGACGCAGGGGTGCCCCTGCGGGACAAGGCCCTGTTCTGGGGTGCCGTGCTCTACACCGTGTCGCCCGTCGACGTACTGCCGGACCCGGTGTACCTCGACGACATCGGCGTCCTCGTGCTGGCGCTCCGCGCCCTGCAAACGGCGGCCCAGGGGGCGGCGGCACGGCAGAAGCCCGGCTGA
- a CDS encoding alanine/glycine:cation symporter family protein, with product MSLDSMTESVDKAVSGLFEPIATWLGEVVFYSVPVGGTDLPLIVAWLVVAGLVFSAWFGLIQIRKFRLAVDVVRGKYDEKGSAGEVNHFQALTAAVSGTVGLGNIAGVAVAVSIGGPGATFWMILCGLLGMATKFVEVTLGVKYREVHADGTVSGGPMHYLPKGLTDRFGKNGKTLGKVLAVLASFMVLFFGLFGGNLFQVNQSYAQLVSVAGGEDGAVGSSSGALFFGILIAALVGLVLLGGIRSVANVTSRLVPAMAGIYIAACLVVILVNVTAVPDAVATIIEGAFNPEGVAGGVLGALIIGFKRAAFSNEAGLGSAPIAHSAVKTKHPASEGLVALLEPFIDTVIICTMTALTIVIANPASWAEARTGESIGGVTITSDAFATVLPWFPYVLTVAVMLFAISTVLTWGYYCLKAWTYLFGRSKASEITFKVLYSLFAVAGALLTLQTLIDMADAVLFMLAVINIIGLYLLAPVVKRELNSFLEYVRSRKAGGAGDADEDPEQVETTV from the coding sequence GTGTCACTCGACTCCATGACCGAATCCGTCGACAAGGCTGTCAGCGGATTGTTCGAGCCCATCGCCACCTGGCTCGGAGAAGTCGTCTTCTACTCCGTCCCCGTAGGAGGGACGGACCTCCCCCTCATCGTCGCCTGGCTGGTCGTCGCCGGTCTGGTCTTCTCGGCCTGGTTCGGGCTGATCCAGATACGCAAGTTCCGCCTCGCGGTCGACGTGGTGCGCGGGAAGTACGACGAGAAGGGGTCGGCCGGTGAGGTCAACCACTTCCAGGCCCTGACGGCCGCCGTCTCCGGCACCGTCGGTCTCGGCAACATCGCGGGTGTCGCCGTCGCCGTCTCCATCGGCGGTCCCGGCGCGACCTTCTGGATGATCCTCTGCGGTCTGCTGGGCATGGCCACGAAGTTCGTCGAGGTCACCCTCGGTGTGAAGTACCGAGAGGTCCACGCCGACGGCACCGTCTCCGGCGGCCCGATGCACTACCTCCCCAAGGGCCTGACCGACCGCTTCGGCAAGAACGGCAAGACCCTCGGCAAGGTGCTCGCGGTCCTCGCCTCCTTCATGGTGCTGTTCTTCGGCCTCTTCGGCGGCAACCTCTTCCAGGTCAACCAGAGCTACGCGCAGCTGGTCTCCGTCGCCGGCGGCGAGGACGGCGCCGTCGGCTCCTCCTCCGGGGCGCTCTTCTTCGGCATCCTGATCGCCGCGCTCGTCGGCCTCGTGCTGCTCGGCGGCATCCGCTCCGTCGCCAACGTCACCAGCAGGCTGGTGCCGGCCATGGCGGGCATCTACATCGCGGCCTGCCTGGTCGTCATCCTGGTGAACGTCACGGCCGTCCCCGACGCGGTCGCCACCATCATCGAGGGCGCGTTCAACCCCGAGGGCGTCGCCGGCGGTGTCCTCGGTGCGCTGATCATCGGCTTCAAGCGCGCGGCGTTCTCCAACGAGGCCGGTCTCGGCTCCGCCCCGATCGCGCACTCCGCGGTGAAGACCAAGCACCCCGCGAGCGAGGGCCTGGTCGCCCTGCTGGAGCCCTTCATCGACACCGTGATCATCTGCACCATGACGGCCCTCACCATCGTGATCGCCAACCCGGCGAGCTGGGCCGAGGCACGGACCGGCGAGTCCATCGGCGGTGTCACCATCACCTCCGACGCCTTCGCCACGGTGCTGCCCTGGTTCCCGTACGTCCTGACCGTCGCCGTGATGCTCTTCGCCATCTCGACGGTGCTGACGTGGGGCTACTACTGCCTCAAGGCGTGGACGTACCTCTTCGGCCGCAGCAAGGCCAGCGAGATCACCTTCAAGGTGCTCTACTCGCTGTTCGCCGTCGCCGGTGCCCTGCTCACGCTGCAGACGCTGATCGACATGGCCGACGCGGTCCTGTTCATGCTGGCGGTCATCAACATCATCGGCCTCTACCTGCTCGCCCCCGTCGTCAAGCGGGAGCTGAACTCCTTCCTGGAGTACGTCCGGTCCCGCAAGGCCGGCGGGGCGGGCGACGCCGACGAGGACCCGGAGCAGGTGGAGACCACCGTCTGA
- a CDS encoding cytochrome P450, with the protein MNGETLMRRILDHGSRADPYPLYAELRGTPVCRQEDGSYAVSTYHEVLALLHDPRLTSTNAEQEAADGGKLPPSILGMDPPEHDRVRSLLMRQFGPPHTPSLVKDMRGDLETTVNKLIDAFPEGGEADLVDAFAYPFPVTVICRLLGVPPEDEPRFRGWADKLVASIDPRPGEDPAVRLRQGAETRQELALYLNDLVEKGAGGSGDGMLFRLAGDHDAEGGPLSRLELLVASVLLLIAGHETTVNLITNGALTLLRRPEQWERLRREPEIAPRLIEELLRFEPPVQMIPRRGALADIEIGDVTIPAGSTVALVLASGNRDPKRFADPDTFDPDRPDIEHLGFGSGIHVCFGAPLARLEAQVALTELVRRLDGPRLLQDPPPYRSSAVLRGPRHLPVGFDRVLV; encoded by the coding sequence ATGAACGGCGAGACCCTGATGCGACGGATCCTCGACCACGGGAGCCGTGCCGACCCCTATCCGCTGTACGCCGAGCTGCGCGGGACGCCGGTGTGCAGGCAGGAGGACGGCAGCTACGCCGTCAGCACCTACCATGAGGTCCTGGCCCTGCTGCACGACCCCCGTCTCACCTCCACCAACGCCGAGCAGGAGGCGGCCGACGGGGGGAAGCTCCCGCCCAGCATCCTCGGCATGGACCCGCCCGAGCACGACCGCGTCCGGTCCCTGCTGATGCGGCAGTTCGGGCCCCCGCACACGCCGAGCCTGGTCAAGGACATGCGCGGGGACCTCGAGACGACGGTCAACAAGCTGATCGACGCCTTCCCCGAGGGGGGAGAGGCCGACCTGGTGGACGCCTTCGCCTATCCCTTCCCCGTGACCGTCATCTGCCGGCTCCTCGGGGTGCCGCCCGAGGACGAGCCGCGCTTCAGGGGCTGGGCCGACAAGCTGGTCGCCTCCATCGACCCCCGGCCCGGCGAGGACCCGGCCGTCAGGCTGAGGCAAGGGGCCGAGACCAGGCAGGAACTAGCGCTCTACCTCAACGACCTGGTGGAGAAGGGCGCCGGCGGGTCCGGGGACGGAATGCTGTTCCGGCTCGCCGGGGACCACGACGCCGAAGGCGGACCGCTCAGCCGTCTGGAGCTTCTCGTCGCCTCGGTCCTGCTGCTGATCGCGGGCCACGAGACGACGGTCAACCTCATCACCAACGGCGCGCTCACCCTGCTGCGGCGCCCGGAGCAGTGGGAGCGGCTGCGCCGGGAGCCGGAGATCGCGCCGCGGCTCATCGAGGAACTGCTCCGGTTCGAGCCGCCGGTACAGATGATCCCGAGGCGGGGTGCGCTGGCGGACATCGAGATCGGCGACGTCACCATCCCGGCGGGATCGACGGTCGCCCTGGTCCTGGCATCGGGGAACCGCGACCCGAAGCGCTTCGCCGACCCGGACACCTTCGACCCGGACCGCCCCGACATCGAGCACCTCGGCTTCGGCAGCGGTATCCACGTCTGCTTCGGCGCGCCACTCGCCCGCCTGGAGGCCCAGGTCGCCCTCACCGAACTGGTTCGCCGGCTCGACGGCCCGCGTCTGCTTCAGGACCCTCCGCCGTACCGCAGCAGTGCGGTGCTGCGCGGGCCGCGGCATCTGCCGGTCGGTTTCGACCGCGTCCTGGTCTGA